The Rhea pennata isolate bPtePen1 chromosome 9, bPtePen1.pri, whole genome shotgun sequence genome has a segment encoding these proteins:
- the LOC134144252 gene encoding cytochrome P450 2D6-like, with product MFSGSQIFMAIFVFLFVWISLIYLNIQRARRKLPPGPIPLPLIGNLATLDFQIHHETLLKVARRYGNISTLWLGRTPVIVLNGFQAVKDALIGHAEEFAERPITPFFRDVVGGPYGIIFSNGHTWKQQRRFSLMTLRNLGLGKKSLEAWIQEEANCLVKVFARQKGRPMDPSLPILSSVNNVIAGVLFGHCFSREADAFQRLLKGSQAMAEFQGTFWPRLYDTFPSLLKFLSPVLMKSLVALKHLQDLRTVIKDEIRNHQKSWVPGEPRDFIDAYLAQMLKAKDDPASTFKETNMVQVITDLFIAGSDTTTITLCWALLYMMIYPEVQERVQEELDAIIGPSRAIEYKDRVILPYTNAVLHEILRYSSISAVGVMRKCTQDTILQGFSITKGTLIFPNIFSVLYDKEQWVTPWKFNPGHFLDKDGNFVNREAFMLFSAGHRVCLGEGLARMNLFINFASLLRAFTFRLPAGVKEADDWPIVGFILQPHPYKTCAIPRQTLAVEEGGDAGRTAEGHPVAAGATREFEVLNSHRLLPERSKQHK from the exons ATGTTCTCTGGAAGTCAAATTTTTATGGCcatctttgtctttctctttgtctGGATTTCTCTGATATACCTGAACATCCAGAGGGCCCGAAGGAAACTGCCTCCAGGACCAATACCTCTCCCTTTAATTGGCAATCTGGCAACACTGGACTTCCAAATTCATCATGAAACACTCTTAAAG GTGGCCAGGAGGTACGGAAATATATCCACACTGTGGCTGGGAAGAACACCAGTGATTGTGCTGAACGGATTCCAAGCAGTGAAGGATGCCTTGATTGGTCATGCTGAAGAATTTGCTGAGAGACCTATAACACCCTTCTTTAGGGATGTCGTGGGAGGCCCCTACG GCATCATCTTTTCCAATGGGCACACCTGGAAACAGCAGAGACGGTTCAGCCTGATGACTCTGCGGAACCTGGGTCTAGGCAAGAAAAGCCTGGAAGCCTGGATCCAGGAGGAAGCCAACTGCCTTGTCAAGGTCTTTGCCAGACAAAAAG GCAGACCTATGGATCCCTCTCTCCCCATCCTTTCTTCCGTTAACAACGTGATTGCTGGTGTGCTTTTTGGACATTGCTTCTCTAGAGAGGCTGATGCGTTCCAGAGGCTGCTCAAAGGCTCCCAGGCCATGGCAGAATTCCAAGGCACCTTCTGGCCTCGA CTCTATGATACTTTTCCATCATTGTTGAAGTTCTTAAGCCCTGTGTTAATGAAATCGCTGGTGGCATTAAAACACTTGCAGGATCTACGTACAGTTATTAAGGATGAGATCAGGAACCACCAGAAGAGCTGGGTGCCTGGAGAGCCACGAGATTTCATTGATGCATACCTAGCTCAGATGTTAAAG GCAAAGGATGATCCAGCTTCTACGTTTAAAGAGACCAACATGGTGCAAGTGATCACGGATCTCTTCATAGCAGGTTCAGACACCACCACTATCACCTTATGCTGGGCTCTCCTCTACATGATGATTTATCCAGAAGTACAAG AACGAGTCCAAGAAGAATTGGATGCTATCATTGGTCCATCTCGTGCAATTGAATATAAAGACCGAGTGATCCTACCATACACAAATGCAGTTCTGCATGAGATTCTGCGTTATAGTAGCATAAGTGCTGTGGGGGTTATGCGCAAGTGCACCCAGGATACCATTCTACAAGGCTTCTCTATCACTAAG gGCACTTTAATTTTCCCCAACATATTTTCTGTCCTGTATGACAAAGAGCAATGGGTGACTCCTTGGAAGTTTAACCCTGGTCATTTCCTGGACAAGGATGGAAACTTTGTGAACAGAGAAGCCTTTATGCTGTTTTCCGCAG GCCACCGGGTGTGTTTGGGGGAAGGGCTGGCCAGGATGAACCTCTTCATCAACTTCGCCAGCCTGCTGCGGGCGTTCACCTTCCGACTGCCAGCGGGAGTGAAGGAAGCTGATGACTGGCCCATTGTGGGGTTCATCCTCCAGCCGCACCCGTACAAGACCTGCGCCATCCCTCGCCAGACGCTGGCGGTGGAGGAAGGGGGGGACGCAGGCCGCACGGCTGAGGGTCATCCTGTGGCTGCAGGAGCTACCCGGGAGTTTGAGGTGTTGAATAGCCACCGTTTATTACCTGAGAGAAGCAAACAACACAAATAA